Proteins from a genomic interval of Vanacampus margaritifer isolate UIUO_Vmar chromosome 4, RoL_Vmar_1.0, whole genome shotgun sequence:
- the dldh gene encoding delta-like protein D, whose product MGRLCLPLVVTLSLFTCQVLCSGVFELKLQEFLNKKGVAGNANCCPGGGGSAQQPSHQQCECKTFFRICLKHYQANVSPEPPCTYGGAVTPVLGSNSFQVPETNADTFTNPIRFNFGFTWPGTFSLIIEALHTDSLDDLATDNPEHLISRITTQRHLTVGEEWYKDMQTAGSTELRYSYRFLCDEHYYGEGCSVFCRPRDDAFGHFTCGERGEIICNSGWKGQYCTEPICLPGCDEDHGFCEKPGECKCRVGFSGRYCDDCIRYPGCLHGTCQQPWQCNCQEGWGGLFCNQDLNYCTHHKPCLNGATCTNTGQGSYTCSCPPGYTGASCEIEVNECSGNPCRNGGSCSDLDGSYKCTCPPGFYGNNCELSATSCADGPCFNDGRCVDNPEGGYFCQCPMGYAGFNCEKKIDHCSSNPCLNGAECVDLVNSYLCQCTEGFYGTNCEDSSSSLPGHCLSFPCQNGGTCQEGVNGYTCTCPPGYTGKNCSSPISRCAHNPCHNGATCHERGGRYVCACVPGYGGHNCQFLLPEVPQGQPVVDGPDRRYSSLESESFDDDDDDDSGFPWTAVCAGVFLVLVILIGCSLLVVYARVKLQLRHSHRSDSVRSDSHETMNNLTTTNNCLRGDKELVTVMTTSVKNTNKKVDYHSELAGSLGGLSGLNGLGGSEKQGFKTRYSGVEYNLVHEIRPEEASLRKQEEHDEPEVKCELPEESDTEEICRKRQNSEASEEKQVEESPSCSETMYQSSIDLNQHATSDLKYQSCSDVKYQSSCDVEYHCSANGESKYQSATDTKYQSVYVISDQKDECLIATEV is encoded by the exons ATGGGACGCCTGTGTCTGCCCTTGGTTGTCACTCTCTCCCTTTTCACCTGCCAG GTTTTGTGCTCGGGGGTGTTTGAGCTGAAGCTGCAGGAGTTTCTAAACAAGAAAGGGGTGGCGGGGAACGCCAACTGTTGCCCCGGCGGCGGTGGCTCGGCCCAGCAGCCGAGCCACCAGCAGTGCGAGTGCAAGACTTTCTTCCGGATCTGTCTGAAGCACTACCAGGCCAACGTGTCTCCTGAGCCCCCCTGCACATACGGCGGAGCGGTGACCCCAGTTCTCGGCTCCAACTCCTTCCAGGTGCCCGAGACTAACGCGGATACCTTCACCAACCCGATCCGCTTCAATTTTGGCTTCACTTGGCCG gGGACGTTTTCACTGATCATTGAGGCACTGCACACAGACTCCCTGGACGACCTGGCAACAG ACAACCCAGAGCACCTCATCAGCCGCATCACCACTCAGCGTCACCTGACAGTGGGAGAGGAATGGTACAAAGACATGCAGACAGCCGGCAGCACGGAGCTACGTTACTCGTACCGCTTCCTGTGTGACGAGCATTATTACGGCGAGGGCTGCTCCGTGTTCTGTCGGCCCCGAGACGACGCCTTCGGACACTTCACCTGTGGAGAGCGTGGCGAGATCATTtgcaactctggctggaagggGCAGTACTGCACCGAAC CAATTTGTCTTCCTGGCTGTGATGAAGATCACGGTTTTTGTGAGAAACCTGGAGAATGCAA GTGCCGAGTGGGATTCAGTGGTCGTTACTGTGATGACTGTATCCGTTACCCGGGCTGCCTCCATGGTACGTGCCAACAACCCTGGCAGTGCAACTGCCAGGAGGGATGGGGCGGCCTCTTCTGCAACCAGG ATCTGAACTACTGTACGCACCACAAGCCATGTCTCAATGGTGCCACGTGTACCAACACGGGCCAGGGCAGCTACACTTGCTCCTGCCCGCCAGGCTATACAGGTGCCAGCTGTGAGATTGAAGTCAATGAATGTTCGGGAAACCCCTGTCGCAATGGTGGCAGCTGCTCC gactTAGACGGTAGCTATAAGTGCACCTGCCCACCTGGTTTCTATGGCAACAACTGTGAGTTGAGTGCCACGAGCTGCGCGGACGGGCCTTGCTTCAATGATGGACGCTGTGTCGACAACCCAGAGGGGGGTTACTTCTGTCAGTGCCCGATGGGATACGCTGGATtcaactgtgaaaaaaaaattgaccactGTTCATCCAACCCCTGCTTGAATG GAGCAGAATGTGTGGATTTAGTCAATTCGTACCTCTGTCAGTGTACTGAAGGGTTTTACGGTACCAACTGCGAAGACAGTAGCAGCAGCCTCCCTGGACACTGTCTGTCTTTTCCTTGTCAGAATGGTGGGACATGCCAAGAGGGAGTCAATGGCTACACATGCACCTGCCCTCCAG GGTACACCGGCAAAAACTGCAGTTCCCCCATCTCCCGCTGTGCTCACAATCCCTGCCACAATGGAGCCACTTGCCATGAGCGCGGCGGGCGCTACGTGTGCGCCTGCGTGCCAGGCTACGGTGGGCACAACTGCCAGTTCCTCTTACCTGAAGTTCCCCAAGGTCAGCCAGTGGTAGACGGACCGGACCGACGTTATTCCTCACTGGAAAGCGAAAGCtttgacgatgatgacgacgacgacagcGGCTTCCCCTGGACAGCCGTGTGCGCCGGCGTATTCCTGGTTCTGGTGATTCTCATCGGTTGCTCCCTGTTGGTGGTCTACGCTCGGGTCAAACTCCAATTGCGGCACAGTCATCGCAGCGACAGCGTCCGTAGCGACAGCCACGAAACAATGAACAATctgaccaccaccaacaatTGCCTCCGCGGTGACAAGGAGCTGGTCACTGTGATGACAACATCCgttaaaaacaccaacaaaaaggTCGATTACCATTCCGAGCTGGCCGGTTCACTTGGTGGTCTGAGTGGGCTTAATGGACTTGGTGGATCGGAAAAGCAAGGCTTTAAGACTCGCTACTCCGGCGTGGAGTACAACCTCGTCCATGAGATCCGACCTGAGGAGGCGTCGCTGCGCAAACAGGAGGAACACGATGAGCCAGAGGTGAAATGTGAGCTGCCGGAAGAGTCTGATACCGAGGAAATATGCAGGAAAAGACAAAACAG TGAAGCATCAGAAGAGAAACAAGTGGAAGAGTCGCCGAGCTGCAGCGAAACCATGTATCAATCATCCATCGATCTGAACCAACACGCCACCAGTGACCTTAAATACCAATCATGCAGCGACGTCAAATACCAGTCAAGCTGTGACGTTGAATATCACTGCAGTGCCAACGGTGAGAGCAAGTACCAGAGCGCCACGGACACCAAATACCAGTCAGTCTACGTCATATCGGACCAGAAGGACGAGTGTTTAATCGCGACAGAG GTATGA